In one Juglans regia cultivar Chandler chromosome 11, Walnut 2.0, whole genome shotgun sequence genomic region, the following are encoded:
- the LOC109010437 gene encoding SKP1-like protein 1B, translating to MSSGRKITLKSSDGETFEVDEAVALESQTIKHMIEDDCADNGIPLPNVTSKILSKVIEYCKKHVEVPKAEDRAASLDEALKTWDAEFVSVDQATLFDLILAANYLNIKSLLDLTCQTVADMIKGKTPEEIRKTFNIKNDFTQEEEEEVRRENQWAFE from the exons ATGTCGTCGGGGAGGAAGATAACGCTGAAGAGCTCCGACGGCGAGACCTTCGAGGTGGACGAGGCCGTGGCGCTAGAGTCCCAAACGATCAAGCACATGATCGAGGACGACTGCGCCGATAATGGCATCCCGCTCCCGAACGTGACCAGCAAGATCCTCTCCAAGGTCATCGAGTACTGCAAGAAGCACGTAGAGGTCCCGAAGGCCGAGGACCGCGCTGCTTCCCTCGACGAGGCCCTCAAGACTTGGGACGCCGAGTTCGTCAGTGTCGACCAAGCCACCCTTTTCGATCTAATCCTG GCTGCAAACTATCTGAACATCAAGAGCTTGCTGGATCTGACTTGCCAGACTGTGGCTGACATGATCAAGGGCAAAACTCCAGAGGAAATCCGCAAGACATTCAACATCAAGAATGACTTCAcacaagaggaagaagaggaggttCGCAGGGAGAACCAATGGGCCTTCGAGTGA
- the LOC109010435 gene encoding uncharacterized protein LOC109010435 produces the protein MEPVALAVDKLKDFVKSSQDFVDGFIHRRDNPARRNPIEILRRLQREAFTDLMKLRDRQEKVERILSFYKTSKGSPFQEASTHVRGEFDLLGALLVMDNVDKQNCNAFSRAGITTGIDSRFTFETTISQGESLTAEFVASQKGNRYLDEVSGQPLSLEKVSYRVNACDWLSVVAIPVGAQSRDVAITSVSSHQAKGLTKLSSLGPPLLNQHKGSGIGLSVRKSNVIASLAQFISGLGMQPDADSAGHCFSTFGQVVCQLPRGIKLSLLGLHQVPKSLSQHVSLGPLTIPVVLSKHPTAPETVVEASSSAIRTSTPENFSSGSVALMLESELDEVTRIGGWIEMHRSNPKCLHWAVSMSDDSEDSFGWGLSLSGIHGGPTSEEHFQAESYLKLNLGKRFSLKPGIAYIAAGNARMPALILRSNWSL, from the exons ATGGAGCCCGTGGCTCTGGCGGTGGACAAATTGAAAGATTTTGTGAAATCCAGCCAGGACTTCGTCGACGGCTTCATTCATCGCCGCGACAATCCAGCTCGCCGCAATCCG ATTGAAATTCTGAGGCGGTTGCAACGAGAAGCATTTACAGATCTGATGAAACTCAGGGACAGACAAGAGAAGGTTGAGAGAATACTTTCTTTCTATAAAACATCCAAGGGAAGTCCATTCCAAGAAGCCAGTACCCATGTAAGAGGAGAGTTTGATCTCTTGGGGGCTTTGTTGGTGATGGATAATGTTGATAAGCAGAACTGCAATGCATTTTCCAGAGCAGGAATCACGACTGGAATTGATTCAAGGTTCACTTTTGAAACCACAATTAGTCAGGGAGAGAGTCTTACTGCAGAGTTTGTGGCCAGTCAAAAAGGCAACAGATATCTTGATGAGGTTTCGGGACAACCACTTTCTCTAGAAAAAGTGTCATATAGGGTAAATGCTTGTGACTGGTTATCCGTGGTTGCAATTCCAGTTGGAGCTCAATCCAGGGATGTTGCAATCACTTCAGTTTCTTCCCATCAA GCAAAGGGTCTTACTAAACTATCATCACTTGGACCTCCCCTTTTAAATCAGCATAAAGGCAGTGGCATTGGCTTATCTGTGAGAAAATCAAATGTCATTGCTTCATTGGCTCAATTCATTTCTGGGTTGGGTATGCAACCGGATGCAGATAGTGCGGGGCATTGCTTCAGCACATTCGGGCAAGTTGTCTGCCAACTTCCACGAGGGATAAAACTCTCACTGTTGGGTCTTCATCAAGTGCCTAAATCATTGAGCCAACATGTTAGTCTTGGACCCCTTACTATTCCTGTCGTCCTTTCGAAACATCCTACGGCTCCTGAGACAGTGGTTGAAGCATCTAGCTCAGCCATCAGAACAAGCACCCCGGAAAACTTCTCCTCAGGATCTGTTGCCTTAATGCTGGAGTCAGAACTTGACGAGGTTACAAGAATTGGAGGATGGATTGAAATGCATAGATCAAACCCTAAATGTTTACATTGGGCTGTGTCTATGTCCGATGATTCTGAAGATTCTTTTGGGTGGGGACTGAGTTTAAGTGGAATACATGGAGGTCCAACAAGCGAGGAGCATTTTCAGGCGGAAtcctatttaaaactaaacTTAGGTAAGCGGTTCAGCTTGAAACCAGGTATAGCATATATTGCGGCTGGAAATGCTAGAATGCCTGCTCTTATTCTTCGGTCTAATTGGTCCTTGTGA
- the LOC109010436 gene encoding GDSL esterase/lipase EXL3-like isoform X1 translates to MFSSSSSSAAAVLLFPLIFSVLFCHSKAVIKLPPNETIPAVIAFGDSIVDAGNNNQLKTLVKCNFPPYGQDFPGKVPTGRFGNGKVPSDMMAEELGVKDIVPAYLDPLLLPQDLITGVSFASGGAGYDPLTPKIVSVISLSDQLKMFKEYIAKLKGIVGEERTNFILAKSIFLVVAGSDDIANTYFLARVRQLQYDVPSYTDLMVDQAAIFLKEIYELGARRIGVLSAPPIGCVPSQRTLAGGILLRQCSEKHNQAAKLFNTKLSSTLDSLNSKLPNSRIVYIDVYNPLLDLIENPEKYGFEFVDKGCCGTGDIEVAVLCNQASATCTDASDYVFWDSYHPTEAAYKTLIGQVLQKYLPSFF, encoded by the exons atgttttcttcttcttcttcttctgctgctGCTGTATTATTGTTCCCTCtcattttttctgttcttttctgcCATTCCAAGGCTGTCATTAAGCTACCACCAAATGAAACCATTCCAGCAGTAATAGCGTTTGGAGATTCAATCGTGGACGCGGGCAACAACAACCAGTTAAAAACTCTTGTTAAGTGCAATTTCCCTCCCTATGGACAGGATTTTCCTGGAAAAGTTCCAACAGGCAGATTTGGCAACGGAAAGGTCCCCTCAGACATGATGG CTGAGGAATTGGGAGTTAAAGATATTGTGCCAGCATATTTGGATCCACTTCTGCTTCCTCAAGACTTGATCACAGGCGTATCTTTCGCTTCAGGTGGCGCAGGTTATGATCCCTTGACACCAAAAATagtg TCAGTTATATCATTGTCCGATCAATTAAAAATGTTCAAAGAATACATAGCGAAGCTGAAAGGAATTGTTGGAGAAGAGAGGACAAACTTCATACTGGCCAAAAGTATCTTTCTAGTGGTGGCCGGCAGCGACGACATTGCTAATACATATTTCCTTGCTCGTGTACGGCAATTGCAGTACGATGTCCCTTCCTACACTGATCTTATGGTCGACCAGGCTGCCATTTTCTTGAAG GAAATATATGAGCTGGGGGCACGAAGGATTGGAGTATTGAGTGCACCGCCAATTGGATGTGTGCCGTCGCAAAGAACTCTGGCTGGAGGGATATTACTGAGACAGTGTTCAGAAAAGCACAACCAAGCAGCAAAGTTGTTCAATACTAAACTGTCTTCGACACTCGATTCCCTTAACAGCAAGCTACCCAACAGCAGAATTGTCTATATTGATGTTTACAATCCTCTACTTGACCTAATTGAAAACCCTGAAAAATATG GCTTTGAGTTTGTGGATAAAGGATGCTGCGGTACAGGGGATATAGAGGTAGCCGTGCTTTGTAACCAAGCGTCTGCCACCTGTACAGATGcatctgattatgttttttgGGATAGTTATCATCCCACGGAAGCAGCATACAAGACCCTTATTGGTCAAGTCCTCCAAAAGTATCTCCCTAGCTTCTTCtga
- the LOC109010436 gene encoding GDSL esterase/lipase EXL1-like isoform X2: MFSSSSSSAAAVLLFPLIFSVLFCHSKAVIKLPPNETIPAVIAFGDSIVDAGNNNQLKTLVKCNFPPYGQDFPGKVPTGRFGNGKVPSDMMAEELGVKDIVPAYLDPLLLPQDLITGVSFASGGAGYDPLTPKIVYDVPSYTDLMVDQAAIFLKEIYELGARRIGVLSAPPIGCVPSQRTLAGGILLRQCSEKHNQAAKLFNTKLSSTLDSLNSKLPNSRIVYIDVYNPLLDLIENPEKYGFEFVDKGCCGTGDIEVAVLCNQASATCTDASDYVFWDSYHPTEAAYKTLIGQVLQKYLPSFF, encoded by the exons atgttttcttcttcttcttcttctgctgctGCTGTATTATTGTTCCCTCtcattttttctgttcttttctgcCATTCCAAGGCTGTCATTAAGCTACCACCAAATGAAACCATTCCAGCAGTAATAGCGTTTGGAGATTCAATCGTGGACGCGGGCAACAACAACCAGTTAAAAACTCTTGTTAAGTGCAATTTCCCTCCCTATGGACAGGATTTTCCTGGAAAAGTTCCAACAGGCAGATTTGGCAACGGAAAGGTCCCCTCAGACATGATGG CTGAGGAATTGGGAGTTAAAGATATTGTGCCAGCATATTTGGATCCACTTCTGCTTCCTCAAGACTTGATCACAGGCGTATCTTTCGCTTCAGGTGGCGCAGGTTATGATCCCTTGACACCAAAAATagtg TACGATGTCCCTTCCTACACTGATCTTATGGTCGACCAGGCTGCCATTTTCTTGAAG GAAATATATGAGCTGGGGGCACGAAGGATTGGAGTATTGAGTGCACCGCCAATTGGATGTGTGCCGTCGCAAAGAACTCTGGCTGGAGGGATATTACTGAGACAGTGTTCAGAAAAGCACAACCAAGCAGCAAAGTTGTTCAATACTAAACTGTCTTCGACACTCGATTCCCTTAACAGCAAGCTACCCAACAGCAGAATTGTCTATATTGATGTTTACAATCCTCTACTTGACCTAATTGAAAACCCTGAAAAATATG GCTTTGAGTTTGTGGATAAAGGATGCTGCGGTACAGGGGATATAGAGGTAGCCGTGCTTTGTAACCAAGCGTCTGCCACCTGTACAGATGcatctgattatgttttttgGGATAGTTATCATCCCACGGAAGCAGCATACAAGACCCTTATTGGTCAAGTCCTCCAAAAGTATCTCCCTAGCTTCTTCtga
- the LOC109010444 gene encoding probable BOI-related E3 ubiquitin-protein ligase 3, producing MVRMAVQGQFYQETTGFPMTGQQDPPFGFVDDFRFSLHQYPQHSQFPLQRSTQKFCNFDSNEGVTSSSSCNSFPPMAFFQSLDAQFKLESQEIDHILHLQYERLRLSLHEQRKQELAVILSNIESKTSSLIRQKEDDLARATMRTMELQECVRKAETDSETWRRIAKASEATVIDLNNRLEQVKERVVLERNTTEDAASFCGSCEREDVGQEEVKRNSKSMTCKGCYSRSSCVLFLPCRHLCSCKYCEAFLESCPVCNTVKDKSMEIFLV from the exons ATGGTTAGGATGGCTGTTCAGGGACAGTTTTACCAAGAAACTACAGGTTTTCCCATGACTGGCCAACAGGATCCACCTTTTGGGTTTGTTGACGACTTTCGTTTTAGCCTTCATCAATATCCTCAACACAGTCAGTTTCCTCTTCAGCGGAGCACTCAAAAGTTTTGCAATTTTGATAGCAACGAAGGGGTTACATCTTCTTCGAGTTGCAATAGCTTCCCTCCAATGGCCTTTTTTCAATCTTTGGATGCTCAGTTTAAGTTGGAGAGCCAGGAGATAGACCACATTCTTCATTTACAG TACGAAAGGTTGAGACTATCTCTGCACGAGCAAAGGAAGCAAGAACTTGCAGTCATCTTGAGTAATATAGAATCGAAAACGTCGAGTTTGATTAGGCAAAAAGAAGACGACTTGGCACGAGCAACAATGAGAACAATGGAGCTCCAAGAATGCGTGAGAAAAGCCGAAACGGATAGCGAAACATGGCGAAGGATAGCCAAAGCAAGCGAAGCCACGGTGATAGATCTAAACAACAGGCTCGAGCAGGTCAAAGAGAGAGTGGTTTTGGAGAGGAATACAACCGAAGATGCAGCGTCGTTTTGTGGTTCATGTGAGAGAGAGGATGTAGGACAAGAAGAGGTAAAAAGGAATAGCAAAAGCATGACTTGTAAGGGCTGTTACTCTCGTAGCTCGtgtgttctttttcttccttgcaGACATCTCTGTTCCTGCAAGTATTGTGAAGCTTTTCTTGAATCTTGTCCCGTGTGTAACACTGTTAAGGACAAGAGCATGGAGATTTTCTTGGTCTAA
- the LOC109010439 gene encoding prostaglandin E synthase 2-like, producing the protein MMRRVNVNELVILSRSIGGGAAVATAADQRLLRLALYGTSDLKANSNPQWLMSRGLVDRFGSSGPFVANGVAGTRFFSASATSLAKESLRPKKFSPQDVVLYQYEACPFCNKIKAFLDYYKIPYEVVEVNPINKKEIKWSDYKKVPILKVDGEQMVDSSDIIDKLFQKIHLDNPVMDGDEERKWRGWVDNHLVHVLSPNIYRTTSESLESFDYITTHGNFSFTERIIAKYAGAAAMYFVSKKLKKKHNITNERAALYEAAETWVDGLKGRQFLGGLNPNLADLAVFGVLRPIRHLRSGRDMVEHTRIGDWYARMESAVGESARIKTDK; encoded by the exons ATGATGAGAAGGGTTAATGTCAACGAGCTCGTCATTCTCAGTCGATCCATCGGAGGAGGCGCTGCCGTCGCCACCGCTGCTGACCAGCGACTGCTTCGATTGGCGCTCTACGGCACTTCGGATTTAAAGGCCAATTCCAATCCACAGTGGCTCATGTCGCGAGGACTCGTCGATCGCTTTGGCTCATCGGGTCCATTTGTCGCAAACGGCGTCGCGGGGACCAGGTTCTTCTCTGCCTCGGCGACATCTCTAGCGAAGGAGTCacttcgtcccaaaaaattctCCCCCCAAGACGTGGTTCTTTACCAGTACGAAGCTTGCCCTTTCTGCAATAAAATCAaag cTTTCTTGGATTATTACAAAATTCCTTACGAAGTGGTGGAGGTTAACCCCATCAACAAAAAGGAGATCAAGTGGTCTGATTACAAGAAGGTGCCTATACTGAAGGTTGATGGTGAACAGATGGTCGATTCTTCAG ACATAATTGATAAGTTGTTCCAAAAGATTCATCTTGACAACCCTGTCATGGATGGTGATGAAGAACGGAAATGGCGTGG GTGGGTGGATAATCACTTGGTGCATgtcttatctccaaatatttatCGAACTACTTCTGAATCTCTCGAGTCATTTGACTATATCACCACTCACG GCAATTTCAGTTTCACTGAGAGGATAATTGCGAAGTATGCTGGAGCTGCAGCTATGTATTTTGTGtcaaagaaattgaagaagaaacacAACATCACAAATGAACGTGCAGCCCTGTATGAAGCTGCAGAAACATGGGTGGATGGTCTGAAGGGCCGGCAGTTTCTTG GTGGGTTAAATCCTAATCTGGCCGATCTCGCTGTCTTTGGCGTCCTGAGGCCCATCCGACACCTCAGGTCAGGCAGAGACATGGTTGAGCATACGAGGATTGGTGATTGGTATGCTAGAATGGAAAGTGCAGTAGGAGAATCTGCTAGAATCAAGACAGACAAGTAG